Within the Ensifer canadensis genome, the region CGTCAAGGTCAATACGCCGATCGCAGTCCTGCTGCAGGATGGCGAAGGCGCTGGCGATATCGCCGCACCGAAGGTGGATGCGCCCAAGGCTGCCACCGCCAGCGAAGCACCCGCAGCTTCGGCGCCGGCACCGGTTGCGGCCCAGCCGAAGGTCGAAGTTGCCGCCGATCCGGCAATCCCGGCCGGCACCGAAATGGTGACGATGACCGTGCGTGAAGCTCTGCGCGACGCCATGGCCGAGGAAATGCGCGCCAGCGACGACGTCTTCGTCATGGGCGAAGAAGTCGCCGAATACCAGGGCGCCTACAAGATCACGCAAGGCCTGCTTCAGGAATTCGGCGCCCGTCGTGTCATCGACACGCCGATCACCGAACACGGCTTTGCCGGCGTCGGCGTTGGCGCTGCCATGACCGGCCTGCGCCCGATCGTCGAGTTCATGACCTTCAACTTCGCCATGCAGGCGATTGACCAGATCATCAACTCCGCCGCCAAGACGCTCTACATGTCCGGCGGCCAGATGGGCGCGCCGATCGTGTTCCGTGGCCCGAGCGGTGCTGCGGCCCGCGTAGCGGCGCAGCACTCGCAGTGCTATGCCGCCTGGTACAGCCACATTCCAGGTCTCAAGGTTGTCATGCCCTATACGGCAGCTGATGCGAAGGGCCTGCTGAAGGCGGCCATCCGCGATCCGAACCCGGTCATCTTCCTCGAAAACGAAATCCTCTACGGTCAGTCCTTCGAAGTGCCGAAGCTCGACGATTTCGTGCTGCCGATCGGCAAGGCCCGTATCCACAAGGTCGGCAAGGACGCAACCATCGTTTCCTTCGGTATCGGCATGACCTATGCGATCAAGGCGGTCGCCGAACTGGAAGCGCAGGGCATCGACGTCGAGCTGATCGACCTTCGCACCATCCGTCCGATGGATCTGCCGACGGTGATCGAATCCGTCAGGAAGACCGGTCGTCTGGTGACAGTCGAAGAAGGCTATCCGCAGTCTTCCGTCGGTACCGAGATTGCGACCCGCGTCATGCAGCAGGCCTTCGACTATCTCGATGCCCCGATCCTGACGATCGCCGGCAAGGATGTGCCGATGCCTTACGCCGCGAACCTCGAGAAGCTCGCGCTTCCGAACGTCGCAGAGGTCGTCGATGCGGTGAAAGCCGTTTGCTACAAATAAGGGGAGGGCCCTTCGATGCCTATCAACATCACAATGCCTGCCCTCTCTCCGACGATGGAAGAAGGCAATCTGGCCAAGTGGCTGGTCAAGGAAGGCGATAAGGTCAAGTCCGGCGACGTGATCGCCGAGATCGAGACGGACAAGGCGACGATGGAAGTCGAGGCCGTCGATGAAGGCACCGTTGCCAAGATCGTCGTTCCCGCCGGCACCGAAGGCGTCAAGGTCAATGCGCTGATTGCGGTCCTTGCAGCCGACGGCGAAGATGTCGCCGCGGCCGCCAAGGGCGGCAACGGTGCAGCGGCACCGGTCGCGGCCGAAACGAAGGAAGCGCCCGCGCCGGCAGCGGCCAGCGCTCCGGCGCCCGCTGCAACTCAGCCGGTGGCGGCAGCGCCGCAGGCGGCCAAGACGGAATCCGGCAGTCGCGTGTTCTCGTCGCCGCTAGCGCGTCGTCTTGCCAAGGATGCCGGCATCGATCTCTCGGCGATCGCCGGCTCCGGCCCGCATGGCCGCGTGATCAAGAAGGACGTCGAGACTGCTGTTGCCGGTGGCGGCGCGAAGCCGGCCGCTGCACCAGCAGCAGGTGCTGCAGCTCCCGCTGCCGCGCCGCTTGCCAAGGGCATGTCGGAAGACGCCGTACTCAAACTGTTCGAGCCCGGCTCCTACGAGCTCGTGCCACATGACGGCATGCGCAAGACGATCGCCAAGCGGCTCGTCGAATCCAAGCAGACGATCCCGCACTTCTACGTCTCGCTCGATTGCGAACTGGATACGCTTCTGGCGCTCAGGGCCCAGCTCAATGCTGCCGCTCCGGAAAAGGACGGCAAGCCGGTCTACAAGCTCTCGGTCAACGACATGGTGATCAAGGCGCTGGCGCTGGCTCTGCGTGACGTTCCGGATGCCAACGTGTCCTGGACCGACAGCAACATGGTCAAGCACAAGCATGCCGACGTCGGCGTCGCCGTGTCCATCCCGGGCGGCCTGATCACGCCGATCGTTCGCCAGGCGGAGCTGAAGAGCCTGTCTGCCATCTCCAACGAGATGAAGGACCTCGGCAAGCGCGCCAAGGACCGCAAGCTGAAGCCCGAGGAATATCAGGGCGGCACGACGGCGGTCTCCAACATGGGCATGATGGGCGTCAAGGACTTCGCCGCCGTCGTCAACCCGCCGCACGCCACGATCCTTGCGGTCGGTGCGGGCGAGGAACGCGTCGTCGTCAAGAACAAGCAGATGGTCATCGCCACTGTGATGACGGTCACGCTTTCGACCGACCATCGTTGCGTCGATGGCGCGCTCGGCGCCGAACTGCTCGGAGCCTTCAAGCGCTACATCGAAAACCCGATGGGCATGCTGGTCTGATGTGGACAAGGACCGGCCCTCGGGCCGGTCCGTTCCTTGATCGCAACGCCGAAGGCGGGCCCGGACGATGAAAACACTTCTCTGCTACGGTGACAGTCTGACATGGGGCTATGACGCGTCCGGCCCGGGCCGTCATGCACTCGCAGACCGTTGGCCGAACGTGCTGCAGAAGGCGCTCGGGCCGGACGTTCATGTTGTTGCCGAAGGGTTGAATGGACGCACGACCGCCTATGACGATCACCTCGCCGATTGCGACCGCAACGGCGCGCGGATGCTGCCTACCGTCCTTCACAGTCATGCGCCGCTCGATCTGATGGTCATTCTGCTCGGCTCCAACGATATGAAGCCGATCATTCACGGCACGGCTTTCGGCGCGGTCAAGGGTATCGAGCGCCTGGTCAATCTCGTGCGTCGTCACGATTGGCCGGTCGAAACGGCGGAAGGCCCCGAAATCCTGATCGTTTCGCCGCCGCAGCTTTGCGAGACGGCAAACAGTGCGTTCGCGGCGATGTTCGCCGACGGCATCGAGCAGTCGGCGATGCTGGCGCCGCTCTACCGCGACCTTGCAGACGAACTCGATTGCGGGTTCTTCGATGCGGGATCGGTTGCAAGGACAACGCCGCTCGATGGCGTGCATCTGGACGCTGAAAACACCCACGCGATCGGCCGGGGCCTCGAGCCGGTCGTCCGGATGATGCTCGGTGTCTGAGATGACGGACGACGTCACCATCAGACCGGCGGAACGAAACGAGGCGGCAGAACTCGCCGTTCTCGTCGACATCGCCTCGCAAGGCTTTGCCGCCTGGCTCTGGTCTGGCGCGGTTCTTGGCGGGGCGACCGATACGGCTTTCGAGCGCGGGCGCAACAAGCTGCGCGAGGATGTCGGCCCTGGAAACTGGCGGGATGCGGTCGTTGCCGACCTCGATGATGAAATCGCGGGGGTATCGATCGGCTACGGTATCGACGCTTCGGTGGCGGAAATCGAAGCGAAGCATGCTGTGCTCGAACCCCTGCTGGCGCTGCAGCGGCCTGTGGTCGGCCACTGGTTCATCGATAGCCTCGGCGTTTACCGCCATCGGCGCGGCCGCGGCATCGGACGCAGACTGCTTGCACATGAAATTGCACGCGCCGGCTCGGCGCCGGTGAGCCTGATCACCGAAAGCCACAATGACAGGGCGCAGGCACTCTACAGGGCAAACGGCTTCGAGGAGGCGGCTCGGACCGAGGCCGTGCCGCTCTTCGAAGGTAGCAGAAAACACGACTGGGTGCTCTTCACCCGCAAGGTCGCTTGAGACAAAGGCAGGAAACACATGGCTGAGAATTACGACGTCATCGTCATCGGTTCGGGTCCGGGAGGCTATATCGCCGCTATTCGTGCGGCGCAGTTGGGCCTCAAGACTGCGGTCGTCGAGCGCGAGCATTTGGCTGGCATCTGCTCCAACTGGGGCTGCATTCCGACCAAGGCGCTGCTTCGCTCGGCCGAAGTGCTGCACTATGCCCAGCATCCGGGCAGCTACGGCATCAAGATCGAAGGTGCGGTGACGCCCGATCTGAAGGCGATCGTTGCCCGCTCGCGCGGCATTGCCGAGCGCATGAACGGCGGCGTCGGCTTCCTCATGAAGAAGAACAAGGTTGACGTCATCTGGGGCGAGGCCAAGCTGACCAAGCCCGGCGAGATCGTCGTCGGCAAGACGACGAAGGCGATCGTTCAGCCGCAGGCGCCGCTGCCGAAGAACACCAAGGGCGAGGGCACCTATACTGCCAAGCACATCATCATCGCCACCGGCGCCCGCCCGCGGGCCCTGCCGGGCATCGAGCCCGATGGTAAGCTGGTCTGGACCTATTTCGAGGCGATGAAGCCGGAGGAAATGCCGAAGTCGCTGCTTGTCATGGGCTCGGGCGCGATCGGCATCGAATTCGCTTCGTTCTACCGCACCATGGGTGTCGACGTGACCGTGGTCGAGGTCATGCCGACCGTGATGCCGGTCGAAGACGCCGAGATCTCCGCCATCGCCAAGAAGCAGTTCGAAAAGCAGGGCATGAAGATCCACCTTGAGGCCAAGGTGACGAAGGTCGATAAGGGCGCGAACTCGGTCACCGCCCATGTCGAGATGAAGGACGGCAAGGTCGAAAAGATCACCGCCGACCGGATGATCTCCGCCGTCGGCGTTCAGGGCAATATCGAGAACCTTGGTCTCGAAACGCTTGGTATCAAGACCGACCGCAGCTGCATCGTCATCGATGGCTACGGCAGGACCAATGTTCCCGGCGTCTACGCGATCGGCGACGTTGCCGGCCCGCCGATGCTCGCCCACAAGGCCGAGCACGAGGCCGTCATCTGCGTGGAGAAGATCGCAGGCTTGCCGAATGTCCACCCGATGGACAAGCTGAAGATCCCGGGCTGCACCTATTGCCACCCGCAGGTCGCCTCGGTCGGTCTCACCGAAGCCAAGGCAAAGGCCGAGGGCCGCGATATCCGCGTCGGTCGCTTTCCCTTCGTCGCCAACGGCAAGGCGATTGCCCTTGGCGAAGATCAGGGCATGGTCAAGACCATCTTTGACAAGAAGACCGGCGAGTTGCTGGGCGCGCACATGGTCGGCGCCGAGGTGACCGAACTCATCCAGGGTTTCGTCGTCGCGATGAACCTGGAGACGACAGAAGAAGACCTGATGCACACGATCTTCCCGCATCCGACGATTTCGGAGACGATGAAGGAAAGCGTGCTCGATGCCTATGGGCGTGCGCTGAACGCCTGATGGACCGGCCGTCGCCGGAACTTTTGGCGCGATCCCGCATTGATGACGCGACCTTGTCCTCAATGCACGGAGATCACCATGGCTGTAAACGGCGTCGGCATCCTGGCTGCGATCATCATCGGCGGTTTTGCCGGATGGCTTGCGGAGAAGTTCATGAACAGCGATGTCGGGCTGTTCATGAACATAGCGCTCGGCATCATCGGCGCGGTGGTGTCGAATATCATTCTGGCAGCCTTCGGCATGGCTTTTTCCGGCTGGCTTGCCTATCTGGTCTTCGGCTTTATCGGCGCCTGCCTGCTGATTGCCGTCGGCCGCGCTGTCAAACGATAGCCTGCGACGCTTCCTGCGTCAGCGATCGGGCTATCCAGAAAAAGGTGGCCTGACATTTCTCGTCGAGCCATCTATATAGATCGAAAAAGGGTCTGCCGGCACCAAGCCGCAGCCGCCGCGACGAGGAAGACAGTATGGTAACGGTATTCGATGCCGTCTCTGAAGGGGCGCAACGCGTCCGCCATCCGGAAAAGGCCCACAAGCCCGATACCGAAATGCTGCGCAAGCCGGAATGGATCCGCGTCAAGGCGCCGACCTCCAAGGGCTATCAGGAGACGCGCGAGCTGGTGCGTTCGCACAATCTCGTCACGGTCTGTGAAGAAGCCGGCTGCCCCAACATCGGCGAGTGCTGGGACAAGAAGCACGCCACCTTCATGATCATGGGCGAGATCTGTACCCGCGCCTGCGCTTTCTGCAATGTCTCGACCGGCAAGCCGAATGCGCTCGACATGGCCGAACCCGAGAACGTCGCCAAGGCCGTCAAGCAGATGGGCCTCTCCCACGTCGTCATTACCTCCGTCGACCGCGACGACCTGGCCGACGGTGGCGCCGAACATTTCGAGAAGGTGATCTGGGCGATCCGCGCCGCTTCGCCGCAGACCACCATCGAAATCCTGACGCCCGACTTCCTGAAGAAGCCTGGCGCACTGGAGCGCGTCGTCGCCGCCAAGCCTGATGTGTTCAACCACAACATGGAAACCGTACCGGGCAACTATCTCACCGTCCGTCCGGGCGCCCGATACTTCCACTCCATCCGCTTGCTTCAGCGCGTCAAGGAGCTCGATCCAACGATGTTCACCAAGTCCGGCATCATGGTCGGCCTCGGCGAAGAGCGCAACGAAGTGCTGCAGCTGATGGACGACCTGCGCACCGCCGACGTCGATTTCATGACCATCGGCCAATACCTGCAGCCGACCCGCAAGCACCACAAGGTCGAGAAGTTCGTCACCCCGGAGGAATTCAAGTCCTACGAGACGGTCGCCTATACCAAGGGCTTCCTCATGGTCGCCTCGAGCCCGCTGACCCGCTCGTCGCACCATGCCGGCGACGACTTCGCCCGCCTGCGGGCAGCGCGCGAAAAGAAGTTGGTGGCTGCTGCCGGGTAGAACCGAGGCACTTCGAAACAACAGGAACTCCGGCCCCAGTGCCGGAGTTTTCGTTTGACGGTTACTCATCTCGGGCGATGTGCATAATTTCCCGATTGCGCGCGAAACTTGCGAATTTTTGGCCGATCGCGTATCGGCTGTTCTCTCTTCCTTGATTGGAATGCTGATGGTTCGATATTTGTCGAACCAAGACGCCGCTTTTCTTTTGAAGAGCCTATGCCGGGTGCCGATCATCTGATCGATCGTCAGGTTTCGATCGTGACAACGATGATTTTCCAACCGACCCTAGACCGGGATTGTTTGGCGGAGTTTGTCGATGGATCAGCCAGTAGCGCCTGGGAACGTGAACGACGTCGACGATGCCGTTGCTGCCGGTCATATCCGCAATGCCAGGCGTATCCTCGTGGTCGGATGCTCCGGTGGTGGCAAGTCGACGCTTTCGCAGAAGCTGGCTCGGCATTTCGACCTTACCTACATCTCCATTGATCGCGATATTCTGTGGTTGCCTGGCTGGGTCCAACGCGATCGGGCCGAACAGCGCCGACGCATCGTCGAGAGGATCGCCGACGATCGCTGGATCATGGATGGCACCAATCCTTCGACCTTCGATGTCCGCGTGCCGAGAAGCGATATCGTGGTCTGGGTGCGGATGCCGCGGCTTCTCTGTGTCTGGGGCGTCGTCACCCGCTGGCTGAAATATCTCGGCCGCGCCCGCCCGGAAATGGCGCCGGGCTGCATCGAGAAGGTCGATTGGCAGTTCCTCGAATTCATCTGGACCTTCGAGGACAAATTCTCGCCGCGTATCGTCGCAGGCCTTGCCCAGCACGGCCCGCATGTGCCGGTTCTGCAGTTGAAATCGCGGCGCCAGATGCAGAGGCTCCTTGATCTTCTCGGCGTGCCCGCTTAACTCCCTTCTATGCCGCACTTTGAAACAAACCATGTCGTCAAGCACACGGCCGACCAGATGTTCGATCTCGTCGCTGATGTCGAACACTATCCGGAATTCCTGCCGCTCTGTGAGGCGCTGACCGTGCGCTCACGCAAGGAAAGGGATGGCAAAATCCTGCTGCTGGCTGACATGACCGTCGGCTACAAGGCGATCCGCGAGACCTTTACGACGCAGGTGCTGCTCAACAAGGCCGAGCGCCAGATCGAGGTCAAATATATCGACGGTCCGTTCAAATATCTCGACAATCGCTGGCGCTTCGAGCCAGCGGGTGAGGGGCAGTCGATCGTGCATTTCTACATCGACTATGAGTTCAAGAGCCGCATTCTCGGCGCCTTGATGGGCTCGATGTTCGACCGTGCCTTCCGCATGTTCTCCGACGCCTTCGAGAAGCGCGCCGACAAGATCTACGCCGTCTGAGCGACCTCGGTCAGCATCTCGAGCGCCGTTCGGATGGTTGCCAACCGCACGGCGTCGCGGCCGATATCGCCGTAGCGCATATCGCGGTGGAGGGCTGCGCCGTTGCGGCCGGTTGCTGACAGATGGACCAGGCCAACAGGCTTTTCCATCGATCCGCCGCCCGGGCCGGCAATGCCGGTCACGGCAACGGCAAAGTCTGCCTCGGAGCGCGCAACCGCGCCGCGCGCCATTTCGATGGCGGTCTGCCTTGAAACTGCGCCGTGCGCTGCGAGCGTTGCCGGATCGACACCGAGCATCTGGATCTTGGCGTCGTTGGAGTAGGTGACGAAACCGCGGTCGACGACGGCGGATGATCCGGAAATTTCCGTCAGTGCCCCGGCAATCAGGCCTCCCGTGCAGGATTCGGCGGTTGCCACCTTGAGACCGCGCGCGGTGAAATCGGCAATGATTTTGCCGGCCGTCGCCTGAATGTCATTCGGCCACATCATGGGCTCCCCCTCCGGTGTAGACAACGGTTGCGGTCGCGATTGCGGCGATACCCTCGTCGCGGCCGATGAAACCGAGCCGCTCGTTCGTCGTCGCCTTGACCGAGCAGCGGTCAAGATCGATGCCGAGCATGTCGGCAAGGTTCTCCCGCATCGCCTGGCGATGCGGCCCGACTTTCGGGGCCTCGGCAATCAGCGAAATATCGGCATTGGTGATCGTGCCGCCGCGCTGACGCACAATGTTTGCCGCATGTTCGAGGAAGATGCGCGATGCGGCACCCTTCCACTGCGGGTCGGACGGCGGGAAGTGATCGCCAATATCACCGGCACCGCAGGTAGCAAGCAGCGCATCTGTGAGCGCGTGCAAGGCAACGTCGGCATCGGAATGGCCGGAGAGCTTCTTGGTGTGCGGAATAAGGACGCCACAAAGCGTAACGCCATCACCTTCGACCAGCTGGTGTACGTCATAGCCATTGCCGGTGCGAACGTCCGGAATCAGATGTCGCTTGAGTTTTTCGTCGGCCATGGCGATGTCCCTTTTCAGTGTGAGCTTGACGTTGTCGACCGTGCCTTCGACGAGGGTAACAGGGATCCCCGCCCATTCGGCGATTGACGCGTCGTCGGTGAAATCTGTGCGGCCGCTTGTCGCTGCGGCTCGGTGGGCGTCGAGGATGGTCTTGAGGTCGAAGGTCTGCGGTGTCTGTGCCGCATGAAGGTGATTGCGCGGAACGGTTTCGGTCACCATGCCGGCGGCATCGGCGCGCTTGAGCGTATCGGAAACGGCAAGCGCCGGCAGCACGGCACGCGCTCCCCTTGTCAGCGCATCGGCACAGCGCGACAGCAGGGCGTGGTCGGCAAAGGGGCGCACGGCGTCGTGAATCATCACGTTGCGTGAGCCGGTTGCCGCTACGGCTTCAAGGCCTGCGAGAACCGATTGCTGTCGCGTTGCGCCGCCGTGGACCACGATCAACTCGCGCGCCAGCGATCGCCTGCGTGCCGCTGCCAGCAGATCCTCGTCATCGGGGTGGATGACAACCACGATCGGGCCGGTCCCCGGCCATGTCGCGAAAGTGTCAAGCGTATGGGCGATAACGGGCTTGTCGCCGATGGTGCGGTACTGCTTCGGCCCTTCGGCCGACTGTCCCGCGCGCTCGCCGCGCCCTGCTGCAACAATCACGACGCCGCAGGAAAGCTGTTCTTCAGGCTGCATCTTCTGTATGTGGTCCCGGATTTCGCCAATCTTCGCCG harbors:
- a CDS encoding pyruvate dehydrogenase complex E1 component subunit beta yields the protein MPVEILMPALSPTMEEGTLSKWLKNEGDKVSSGDVIAEIETDKATMEVEAVDEGTIGKLLIAAGTEGVKVNTPIAVLLQDGEGAGDIAAPKVDAPKAATASEAPAASAPAPVAAQPKVEVAADPAIPAGTEMVTMTVREALRDAMAEEMRASDDVFVMGEEVAEYQGAYKITQGLLQEFGARRVIDTPITEHGFAGVGVGAAMTGLRPIVEFMTFNFAMQAIDQIINSAAKTLYMSGGQMGAPIVFRGPSGAAARVAAQHSQCYAAWYSHIPGLKVVMPYTAADAKGLLKAAIRDPNPVIFLENEILYGQSFEVPKLDDFVLPIGKARIHKVGKDATIVSFGIGMTYAIKAVAELEAQGIDVELIDLRTIRPMDLPTVIESVRKTGRLVTVEEGYPQSSVGTEIATRVMQQAFDYLDAPILTIAGKDVPMPYAANLEKLALPNVAEVVDAVKAVCYK
- a CDS encoding pyruvate dehydrogenase complex dihydrolipoamide acetyltransferase — translated: MPINITMPALSPTMEEGNLAKWLVKEGDKVKSGDVIAEIETDKATMEVEAVDEGTVAKIVVPAGTEGVKVNALIAVLAADGEDVAAAAKGGNGAAAPVAAETKEAPAPAAASAPAPAATQPVAAAPQAAKTESGSRVFSSPLARRLAKDAGIDLSAIAGSGPHGRVIKKDVETAVAGGGAKPAAAPAAGAAAPAAAPLAKGMSEDAVLKLFEPGSYELVPHDGMRKTIAKRLVESKQTIPHFYVSLDCELDTLLALRAQLNAAAPEKDGKPVYKLSVNDMVIKALALALRDVPDANVSWTDSNMVKHKHADVGVAVSIPGGLITPIVRQAELKSLSAISNEMKDLGKRAKDRKLKPEEYQGGTTAVSNMGMMGVKDFAAVVNPPHATILAVGAGEERVVVKNKQMVIATVMTVTLSTDHRCVDGALGAELLGAFKRYIENPMGMLV
- a CDS encoding SGNH/GDSL hydrolase family protein; translation: MKTLLCYGDSLTWGYDASGPGRHALADRWPNVLQKALGPDVHVVAEGLNGRTTAYDDHLADCDRNGARMLPTVLHSHAPLDLMVILLGSNDMKPIIHGTAFGAVKGIERLVNLVRRHDWPVETAEGPEILIVSPPQLCETANSAFAAMFADGIEQSAMLAPLYRDLADELDCGFFDAGSVARTTPLDGVHLDAENTHAIGRGLEPVVRMMLGV
- a CDS encoding GNAT family N-acetyltransferase; translation: MTDDVTIRPAERNEAAELAVLVDIASQGFAAWLWSGAVLGGATDTAFERGRNKLREDVGPGNWRDAVVADLDDEIAGVSIGYGIDASVAEIEAKHAVLEPLLALQRPVVGHWFIDSLGVYRHRRGRGIGRRLLAHEIARAGSAPVSLITESHNDRAQALYRANGFEEAARTEAVPLFEGSRKHDWVLFTRKVA
- the lpdA gene encoding dihydrolipoyl dehydrogenase, whose protein sequence is MAENYDVIVIGSGPGGYIAAIRAAQLGLKTAVVEREHLAGICSNWGCIPTKALLRSAEVLHYAQHPGSYGIKIEGAVTPDLKAIVARSRGIAERMNGGVGFLMKKNKVDVIWGEAKLTKPGEIVVGKTTKAIVQPQAPLPKNTKGEGTYTAKHIIIATGARPRALPGIEPDGKLVWTYFEAMKPEEMPKSLLVMGSGAIGIEFASFYRTMGVDVTVVEVMPTVMPVEDAEISAIAKKQFEKQGMKIHLEAKVTKVDKGANSVTAHVEMKDGKVEKITADRMISAVGVQGNIENLGLETLGIKTDRSCIVIDGYGRTNVPGVYAIGDVAGPPMLAHKAEHEAVICVEKIAGLPNVHPMDKLKIPGCTYCHPQVASVGLTEAKAKAEGRDIRVGRFPFVANGKAIALGEDQGMVKTIFDKKTGELLGAHMVGAEVTELIQGFVVAMNLETTEEDLMHTIFPHPTISETMKESVLDAYGRALNA
- a CDS encoding GlsB/YeaQ/YmgE family stress response membrane protein; the encoded protein is MAVNGVGILAAIIIGGFAGWLAEKFMNSDVGLFMNIALGIIGAVVSNIILAAFGMAFSGWLAYLVFGFIGACLLIAVGRAVKR
- the lipA gene encoding lipoyl synthase; the encoded protein is MVTVFDAVSEGAQRVRHPEKAHKPDTEMLRKPEWIRVKAPTSKGYQETRELVRSHNLVTVCEEAGCPNIGECWDKKHATFMIMGEICTRACAFCNVSTGKPNALDMAEPENVAKAVKQMGLSHVVITSVDRDDLADGGAEHFEKVIWAIRAASPQTTIEILTPDFLKKPGALERVVAAKPDVFNHNMETVPGNYLTVRPGARYFHSIRLLQRVKELDPTMFTKSGIMVGLGEERNEVLQLMDDLRTADVDFMTIGQYLQPTRKHHKVEKFVTPEEFKSYETVAYTKGFLMVASSPLTRSSHHAGDDFARLRAAREKKLVAAAG
- a CDS encoding ATPase AAA gives rise to the protein MDQPVAPGNVNDVDDAVAAGHIRNARRILVVGCSGGGKSTLSQKLARHFDLTYISIDRDILWLPGWVQRDRAEQRRRIVERIADDRWIMDGTNPSTFDVRVPRSDIVVWVRMPRLLCVWGVVTRWLKYLGRARPEMAPGCIEKVDWQFLEFIWTFEDKFSPRIVAGLAQHGPHVPVLQLKSRRQMQRLLDLLGVPA
- a CDS encoding type II toxin-antitoxin system RatA family toxin — protein: MPHFETNHVVKHTADQMFDLVADVEHYPEFLPLCEALTVRSRKERDGKILLLADMTVGYKAIRETFTTQVLLNKAERQIEVKYIDGPFKYLDNRWRFEPAGEGQSIVHFYIDYEFKSRILGALMGSMFDRAFRMFSDAFEKRADKIYAV
- a CDS encoding CinA family protein, which translates into the protein MWPNDIQATAGKIIADFTARGLKVATAESCTGGLIAGALTEISGSSAVVDRGFVTYSNDAKIQMLGVDPATLAAHGAVSRQTAIEMARGAVARSEADFAVAVTGIAGPGGGSMEKPVGLVHLSATGRNGAALHRDMRYGDIGRDAVRLATIRTALEMLTEVAQTA
- a CDS encoding bifunctional 2-C-methyl-D-erythritol 4-phosphate cytidylyltransferase/2-C-methyl-D-erythritol 2,4-cyclodiphosphate synthase, which translates into the protein MQPEEQLSCGVVIVAAGRGERAGQSAEGPKQYRTIGDKPVIAHTLDTFATWPGTGPIVVVIHPDDEDLLAAARRRSLARELIVVHGGATRQQSVLAGLEAVAATGSRNVMIHDAVRPFADHALLSRCADALTRGARAVLPALAVSDTLKRADAAGMVTETVPRNHLHAAQTPQTFDLKTILDAHRAAATSGRTDFTDDASIAEWAGIPVTLVEGTVDNVKLTLKRDIAMADEKLKRHLIPDVRTGNGYDVHQLVEGDGVTLCGVLIPHTKKLSGHSDADVALHALTDALLATCGAGDIGDHFPPSDPQWKGAASRIFLEHAANIVRQRGGTITNADISLIAEAPKVGPHRQAMRENLADMLGIDLDRCSVKATTNERLGFIGRDEGIAAIATATVVYTGGGAHDVAE